In the Brassica napus cultivar Da-Ae chromosome A7, Da-Ae, whole genome shotgun sequence genome, one interval contains:
- the LOC106412196 gene encoding probable transmembrane ascorbate ferrireductase 4, whose amino-acid sequence MGSDSLVVFARLLGLAIAVVVVYWFLLFKSSFAPRKGLTKTTIHALLMVIGFILVSGEAILIHRWLPGSRKTKKAVHLLLQGVALVSAVIGMWTKFHYESGIFSNFYSLHSWMGLLSVSLFAAQWVTGFLSFWHRGEVRETRSTFLPWHVFLGLYIYGLAIATAETGLLVKLTHLQTKRNLPRRCAESVVLNGVGLGLVLLCAIVIASAVLPKYQKSHSGNDKLVYSSQDHPKCLAS is encoded by the exons atgggaagTGATTCGCTTGTCGTGTTTGCGAGACTCTTAGGTTTAGCAATCGCAGTTGTGGTTGTGTACTGGTTTCTTTTGTTCAAGTCCAGCTTCGCCCCTCGTAAAGGCCTCACGAAAACT ACAATTCATGCTCTGCTGATGGTGATTGGCTTTATTCTTGTAAGTGGAGAAG CGATTTTAATACACAGGTGGTTGCCTGGTTCAAGAAAAACTAAGAAAGCAGTTCATTTATTGCTACAAGGAGTGGCATTAGTCTCTGCAGTCATTGGAATGTGGACAAAGTTCCATTATGAATCGGGAATATTCTCTAACTTCTACAGTCTCCATTCTTGGATGGGTTTACTCTCCGTTTCTCTCTTTGCTGCCCAG TGGGTGACTGGGTTCTTGAGCTTCTGGCATAGAGGAGAAGTACGGGAAACGAGAAGCACGTTTCTTCCATGGCACGTCTTTCTCGGACTCTACATCTACGGTCTAGCCATTGCCACCGCTGAGACTGGGCTACTTGTGAAGCTCACACACCTTCAGACCAAGAGAAACCTCCCGAGACGCTGTGCTGAATCAGTGGTCCTCAATGGTGTAGGGCTCGGCTTGGTTCTACTATGTGCCATTGTTATTGCTTCGGCTGTTTTGCCCAAGTATCAGAAGAGCCATTCTGGTAATGATAAACTCGTTTATTCATCTCAAGACCATCCTAAATGTTTGGCTTCTTGA
- the LOC106415211 gene encoding protein decapping 5: MATDSTGAKSSSSGADSYVGSLISLTSKSEIRYEGILYNINTDESSIGLQNVRSFGTEGRKKDGPQVPPSDKVYEYILFRGTDIKDLQVKASPPVQPPAPPAINNDPAIIQSHYPSPMPTSSSLPPAASSPPGQHGMGFQNSMPLYQPGGNVNSWGASPQPPVYWQGFYSPPPNGLPQLHQQSLIRPPHGLPMPSSLQQYPNFNAPTPAGSSTFQGSSLLEPPSSLFPFSSSSQTLAPSSLPFTSLPMTLSSGLQSTMQSAPSPSLASEMAPPLFSNKAPVSLPPALPQDTNLLPFSVPTTRATDTSAGLPLSNKPSVVTAPVAGVSSSVSQDQPKPLLVTPGQLLQSGSAAVSLSPPSNKADKDVEVVQVSSSAGLEQSAPVTSEAQPPILPLPSSARPTQKPNGHSYPTHNGYRGRGRGRGRGAGRSHQVMKFTEDFDFTAMNEKFNKDEVWGHLGKSTNDDGDDDSPIVEESELPKIEVKPVYNKDDFFDSLSSNTNDRDSQNARPRFSELRKLDTETFGEFSRFRGGRGGRGGYGRNGHSRGGYGGRSYGGYNGRGGGGGGGYNGYGGRGQGRGGGVSNRSS, from the exons ATGGCGACTGATAGCACAGGCGCGAAATCGAGCTCCTCGGGTGCGGATTCGTACGTAGGGAGCTTGATTAGCTTGACATCCAAGAGCGAGATCAGATACGAAGGCATCCTTTACAACATCAACACCGATGAATCCAGTATCGGACTCCAGAACG TCCGATCCTTTGGAACCGAAGGAAGGAAGAAAGATGGTCCTCAAGTTCCCCCTAGTGACAAAGTTTACGAGTACATATTGTTCCGTGGAACCGATATCAAG GATTTGCAAGTCAAAGCCTCTCCACCTGTACAACCTCCAGCTCCACCTGCTATAAACAATGACCCTGCTATCATCCAG tCTCACTACCCTAGCCCTATGCCTACATCGAGTAGCTTGCCTCCTGCTGCGAGCAGTCCACCTGGACAGCATGGGATGGGATTCCAAAACTCAATGCCTTTGTATCAGCCTGGTGGAAATGTTAATTCCTGGGGAGCGTCGCCACAACCGCCAGTGTATTGGCAAGGATTTTACTCACCACCTCCTAATGGTCTTCCCCAATTGCATCAGCAGTCTCTGATTCGACCCCCTCATGGACTGCCAATGCCCAGTTCTCTGCAGCAATATCCTAACTTTAATGCCCCTACACCTGCTGGTTCATCAACTTTTCAGGGTTCAAGCTTGCTGGAACCACCCTCTTCATTGTTTCCTTTTAGCAGTAGTTCTCAAACTCTAGCACCCAGTTCTTTGCCTTTTACTAGTCTACCTATGACGCTGTCTTCAGGCCTGCAATCAACAATGCAATCAGCACCATCTCCTTCCCTAGCTTCAGAGATGGCACCTCCTTTGTTTTCTAACAAAGCTCCTGTTTCTTTGCCTCCTGCCCTTCCTCAGGATACTAACTTGCTTCCCTTTTCTGTACCAACTACTAGAGCCACCGATACAAGTGCTGGCCTTCCACTCTCTAACAAGCCTAGTGTAGTTACTGCTCCTGTTGCTGGAGTTTCTAGTTCCGTTagccaagatcagccaaaacCTTTGTTGGTTACTCCTGGCCAACTGCTGCAATCTGGATCTGCTGCAGTCTCTTTGTCCCCGCCCTCTAACAAGGCGGATAAAGATGTTGAGGTGGTTCAGGTATCATCATCAGCTGGGTTGGAACAATCTGCTCCAGTTACATCAGAAGCCCAACCTCCAATACTGCCATTGCCTTCATCTGCAAGGCCAACTCAGAAG CCAAACGGGCATTCGTACCCAACCCATAATGGTTACAGAGGACGTgggagaggaagaggaagaggagcaGGG AGATCACACCAGGTGATGAAATTCACTGAAGATTTTGATTTCACGGCGATGAATGAAAAGTTCAATAAGGATGAAGTATGGGGTCATCTTGGGAAGAGTACtaatgatgatggtgatgatgattctCCAATCGTAGAGGAATCTGAGCTGCCAAAGATCGAGGTCAAA CCTGTTTACAACAAAGACGACTTTTTCGATAGCCTCTCATCAAATACGAATGACAGAGATTCTCAAAATGCAAGGCCTAGGTTCTCAGAATTACGGAAACTAGATACTGAG ACATTTGGTGAGTTCTCAAGATTCAGAGGAGGCCGGGGAGGGCGTGGTGGCTATGGTCGGAACGGTCATTCACGTGGTGGTTATGGTGGGCGTAGCTATGGCGGCTATAATGgacgcggtggtggtggtggcggcggcTATAATGGATATGGTGGTCGTGGCCAAGGGAGAGGAGGAGGTGTATCAAATCGTTCTTCCTAA
- the LOC106412676 gene encoding probable phospholipid-transporting ATPase 12 has translation MAGGERKRRRRKLQLSKLFTLSSAKACFKPAHSQIGRTGFSRVVYCNQPESADYCDNYVRTTKYTLASFLPKSLFEQFRRVANFYFLVVGILSFTPLAPYTAVSAIVPLTFVILATMVKEGVEDWRRKQQDIEVNGRNVGVHQGNGHFDLKEWKTLRVGDILKVEKNDFFPADLVLLSSSYEDAVCYVETMNLDGETNLKLKQGLEVTMSLREEVDFRDFDAFIKCEDPNANLYSFVGTMELKGEKHPLSPQQLLLRGSKLRNTDYIYGAVIFTGPDTKVVQNSTEPPSKRSMIERKMDKIIYLMFLMVVSLAFLGAILFGITTREDYQNGVMTRWYLKPDDSTVFFDPQRAPLAAVCHFLSALMLNSYFIPISLYVSIEIVKVLQSIFINKDIHMYYEEADKPALARTSNLNEELGQVGTVLSDKTGTLTCNSMEFVKCSIAGRAYGRGVTEVEMAVGNGVEYAVAAEPVVKGFNFRDERIMNGNWVKERDADVIQKFLRLLAVCHTVIPEVSEDTGKISYEAESPDEAAFVIAARELGFEFFIRTQTTVSVRELDVTTGGRVERMYKVLNVLEFSSARKRMSVIVRDEDGKLLLLCKGADSVMFERLSGNGREYEEETRDHVNEYADAGLRTLILAYRELDENEYEVFTERISEAKSSVSADREALIDEVTEKIEKDLVLLGATAVEDKLQNGVPDCIDKLAQAGIKIWVLTGDKMETAINIGFACSLLRRDMKQIIINLETPEIQQLEKSGEKDVIAEALKENVLRQITNGKVQLKASGGNSKAFALIIDGKSLAYALEDDMKYIFLELATGCASVICCRSSPKQKALVTRLVKTGSGQTTLAIGDGANDVGMLQEADIGVGISGVEGMQAVMSSDIAIAQFRYLERLLLVHGHWCYRRISKMICYFFYKNITFGFTLFLYEAYTSFSTTPAYNDWYLSLYSVLFSSLPVICLGIFDQDVSARFCLKFPVLYQEGVQNLLFSWRRILSWMFHGFCSAIIIFFLCKTSLESQAFNHQGKPAGRDIFGGTMYTCVVWVVSLQMVLTISYFTVIQHLVVWGSVVVWYLFLTVYGSMPPRVSTDAYMVFLEALAPSPAYWITTLFVVMATMMPYFIFSAVQMQFFPMSHGTIKLLKYEDQCNDPGELELVRQASVRPALVGFTARIEAIKRSVMRSRQTGP, from the exons ATGGCAGGAGGTGAAAGGAAGCGTAGAAGGAGGAAGTTACAGCTAAGCAAGCTGTTCACACTATCATCAGCCAAAGCTTGTTTCAAGCCAGCACATTCGCAGATTGGAAGAACTGGTTTCTCTCGTGTGGTGTACTGCAACCAACCTGAATCAGCTGATTACTGCGACAACTACGTGAGGACCACCAAGTACACTCTCGCCAGTTTCCTCCCTAAATCACTCTTCGAGCAGTTCAGGAGAGTCGCCAACTTCTACTTCCTTGTCGTTGGGATCTTGTCTTTCACTCCTCTCGCTCCTTACACAGCTGTGAGCGCCATTGTTCCCTTGACTTTCGTCATCCTTGCTACTATGGTTAAAGAAGGTGTAGAAGATTGGCGCAGGAAACAGCAG GATATTGAGGTGAATGGTAGAAATGTTGGAGTGCACCAAGGGAATGGGCACTTCGATCTTAAGGAGTGGAAGACACTAAGAGTTGGAGATATATTAAAGGTGGAGAAAAACGATTTCTTTCCTGCAGACCTTGTCCTGCTTTCATCTAGCTACGAGGACGCTGTTTGCTACGTAGAGACAATGAACCTCGACGGGGAAACAAATCTGAAACTCAAACAAGGACTTGAAGTAACCATGTCACTCCGTGAAGAGGTTGACTTCAGGGACTTCGACGCTTTCATCAAATGCGAGGATCCTAACGCTAACTTGTATTCCTTTGTCGGCACTATGGAGCTCAAGGGAGAAAAGCACCCTCTCTCGCCGCAACAGCTGCTTCTAAGAGGTTCAAAACTCAGGAACACAGACTATATCTATGGGGCTGTTATCTTCACGGGTCCTGACACAAAGGTCGTCCAGAACTCAACGGAGCCTCCTTCAAAGAGAAGCATGATCGAGAGGAAGATGGATAAGATCATATACCTCATGTTCCTTATGGTAGTTTCATTGGCCTTCCTTGGTGCTATTTTGTTTGGGATAACAACGAGAGAAGATTACCAGAACGGCGTCATGACGAGATGGTACTTAAAACCAGATGATTCCACTGTGTTCTTTGACCCTCAGCGAGCGCCTTTGGCTGCGGTCTGTCACTTTCTTTCTGCCCTGATGCTGAACAGCTACTTCATCCCTATCTCCTTGTATGTCTCTATAGAGATTGTCAAAGTTCTTCAGAGCATTTTCATCAATAAAGACATCCATATGTATTACGAGGAAGCTGACAAGCCGGCGCTAGCACGTACCTCTAATCTGAACGAAGAGCTTGGGCAAGTGGGGACAGTTCTTTCGGATAAGACGGGGACGCTGACGTGTAACTCCATGGAGTTCGTCAAATGTTCTATCGCTGGGAGAGCGTATGGGCGTGGCGTTACAGAGGTGGAGATGGCTGTGGGTAATGGTGTTGAGTATGCTGTTGCTGCAGAACCGGTGGTGAAAGGATTCAACTTCAGAGATGAAAGGATAATGAATGGGAACTGGGTCAAGGAAAGGGATGCTGATGTCATTCAGAAGTTCTTGCGTTTGTTGGCAGTGTGTCATACGGTTATACCTGAGGTGAGTGAAGATACGGGAAAGATCTCTTACGAGGCTGAGTCACCGGACGAGGCAGCTTTTGTTATTGCAGCGAGGGAGCTTGGGTTTGAGTTTTTTATCCGGACTCAAACAACAGTATCTGTTAGAGAGCTAGACGTTACGACTGGGGGACGTGTTGAAag GATGTATAAAGTCTTGAACGTTCTTGAGTTCAGTAGCGCAAGGAAAAGGATGTCAGTGATAGTGAGGGATGAAGATGGGAAACTCCTTTTGCTTTGTAAAGGTGCAGACAG TGTCATGTTTGAAAGACTTTCTGGAAACGGTAGAGAGTATGAAGAGGAAACTCGAGACCATGTGAACGAGTATGCTGATGCTGGACTGAGGACTTTGATACTTGCCTACCGTGAACTCGACGAGAATGAATACGAGGTGTTCACTGAGAGAATCAGTGAGGCTAAGAGCTCGGTTAGTGCTGATCGAGAAGCATTGATAGATGAAGTCACGGAGAAGATTGAGAAAGATCTGGTTCTTCTTGGAGCTACCGCTGTTGAGGATAAACTCCAAAATGGG GTTCCTGATTGCATTGATAAGCTTGCTCAAGCAGGAATAAAGATTTGGGTTTTGACAGGAGACAAAATGGAGACTGCTATCAATATTGG CTTTGCTTGTAGTTTGCTGAGACGAGACATGAAGCAGATCATAATCAACTTGGAGACCCCTGAAATCCAGCAGTTGGAAAAATCCGGTGAAAAAGATGTAATTGCAGAG GCGTTGAAGGAAAATGTACTGCGTCAGATAACCAATGGAAAGGTTCAACTAAAAGCTTCTGGTGGAAACTCTAAGGCATTTGCTCTAATCATTGATGGGAAATCACTTGCTTATGCATTAGAGGATGATATGAAATACATATTTCTTGAGCTGGCCACTGGTTGTGCCTCAGTGATTTGTTGTCGTTCATCACCAAAACAGAAAGCACTG GTGACAAGACTAGTCAAAACTGGAAGCGGTCAGACGACACTTGCAATTGGAGACGGCGCAAATGATGTTGGAATGCTTCAAGAAGCAGATATAGGAGTTGGGATCAGTGGAGTTGAAGGAATGCAG GCTGTAATGTCCAGCGACATTGCCATTGCTCAGTTTAGATATCTGGAGCGTTTGTTACTCGTCCATGGACACTGGTGTTACAGGCGAATCTCAAAAATG ATTTGCTACTTCTTCTACAAAAACATCACATTTGGGTTCACTCTCTTCTTATATGAGGCATACACTTCATTCTCTACCACACCTGCTTACAATGACTGGTATCTATCTCTCTATAGCGTCCTCTTCTCGTCACTTCCTGTCATTTGTTTGGGAATCTTCGACCAGGATGTATCTGCACGGTTCTGTCTCAAG TTCCCTGTATTGTACCAAGAAGGTGTACAGAACCTCCTCTTTAGTTGGCGCCGGATACTCAGCTGGATGTTCCACGGCTTCTGCAGCGCAATAATCATTTTCTTCCTCTGCAAAACCTCTCTTGAATCTCAAGCTTTCAACCACCAAGGGAAACCCGCAGGGAGAGATATCTTTGGAGGAACAATGTATACATGTGTGGTGTGGGTTGTGAGTTTGCAGATGGTGTTGACAATCAGTTACTTCACAGTGATTCAGCATCTCGTAGTTTGGGGATCTGTAGTTGTATGGTACCTATTCCTGACGGTGTACGGATCTATGCCGCCAAGGGTGTCTACAGATGCATATATGGTCTTTCTTGAAGCTCTTGCGCCTTCGCCTGCTTACTGGATCACCACTCTCTTTGTGGTGATGGCCACGATGATGCCTTACTTCATCTTCTCTGCCGTTCAGATGCAGTTTTTCCCAATGTCTCATGGGACTATAAAGCTGCTTAAGTACGAGGATCAGTGCAATGACCCTGGGGAGTTGGAGTTGGTGAGACAGGCATCAGTAAGGCCTGCATTGGTTGGTTTCACGGCTAGGATAGAGGCCATAAAGAGATCGGTCATGAGATCTCGTCAGACTGGACCTTGA